In the Rhodoferax fermentans genome, GACGGATGCGGGCATCGAAATTTTCGGCGCCGCTGGCGCTGGTATCGGTTTCGGTGCGGATGCTGAGCATGGGCACCACATGGCGCACCGGGTTGAATTGGTCCAGCGCCTTGCCGCCGACGCGCTGGGTCGGTGAGTCGGTCGTGACCAGCTCGGGGTGAGCGGCTTCGAGCGCCTGCAGCTCCCGAAACAGCCGGTCGTATTCGGCATCAGGGATGGTCGGTGCATCCTCGACGTAATAACGGTGGGCGTGGGTGTGCAACAGCTGGCGCAGTTCTGCCAGGCGCTGGGTGTCGTCCGGCGGTGCGGCAAACAAATCGGGTGTCTGCATGGTCTATTAAGAAAACAAGCGGCGTGCCAACACCGAACCGGCGCTGAGCTCGCGCTGCTCCAGCGTGGCGTAAAGCTGCTCCAGCTCGGCGGCAATCACCGACATGGCCTCGGGCGGCAGCGCCACACCGTGGTCGTCGGTGACGATGCCATCCATCTCTTTGGCCAGCACCTGGGCGCTTTCACACAGGCGGGTGAAGGCCTGTTCGCTGCGATCAACCTGCGGCACATCGAGCGCCAGGGTCAAATCACGCAAGGCGGACTGCGCCATGTCCTCGGACAGCGCCGCCTGCGCATCAAAGTTCAGGCTCAGCACCGGCACCGGGCCGCTGGCACCGGGCAAGACCATGCGCCCAGGCATCGAACCTGGCACAAAACCCAGGCGCGTTGCCATCTGCTGCACATAACTGGCGCTCCAGGCCGAGCGCCGGGCGCGCAGCACAAACACGATCTGTGCATCATGGTCGCTGGCAAACTGGTCCAGCTCGCGCGCGCGGTTGACCTCGCGGCGCATCTCGGGGAAGTCAGCCGTGCCGTTGATCAGCTCACAAAAGGTTTCGGCCTTGACCACAAACTCTGAAAACTCGATGTCGTTCACCGCTCCGGCGCGGTTGGCCAGTTGTAAACCGGCCTGCAGCTGGCTGTAACGCTGGCCGGCGTGGGGTGCCTCCCAGCGCTGGGTGCTGGAGTTGAAACCTTCCACCGCAAAGGGTTTGCTGCCCACGCGCCGGGTCGGCGGCAGCGCCGCCAGCACCGCATCACCCGAGACTGGCGCGTCCAATGCGATCGGGGCGATCACATCGAGCAAGCTGTCCAGCGCGGGTTTTTTCTCGGGCGCAGGGATGACAAAACCGGGGTCCTCAAAACCGCCGTCCAGCGCGTCGATGTCGAGCGTGGGTTCACGCTCGAAGGGATGGGTGTCAACGGCGGCTGCGGTTGGTGGCTGGCGTGGCCGGCTTTTGCCCGACAGCCACAGGTAATACCCCAGCATGACCAGCAACAGCAGACCTCCCGCCGCGGCCAGCCCCAATTGCAACGAATTCATCCTATTTCCCCTTGATCGGCCATGTTCAGGGCCATGTCCATGTCCACCGCCACAATGCGCGAGACACCTTGCTCCTGCATGGTGACACCCACGAGTTGCTGTGCCATTTCCATGGCGATCTTGTTGTGGCTGATGAACAGGAACTGCGTCTCGTGACTCATGCTTTTCACCAGCCGCGCATAACGTTCGGTGTTGGCGTCGTCCAGCGGCGCATCCACCTCGTCGAGCAGACAAAACGGCGCCGGGTTGAGCTGGAAGATGGCAAACACCAGCGCAATCGCGGTCAGGGCTTTTTCACCCCCGGACAACAACGCAATGCTCTGGTTCTTTTTGCCAGGCGGCTGGGCAATGACCTGCACGCCAGAATCCAGAATCTCGTCACCGCTGATCACCAGGCGCGCATTGCCGCCGCCAAACAGCTCGGGGAACATGCGGCCAAAGTGTTCGTTGACGGTGTTGAAGGTGCCCGAGAGCAGCTCGCGGGTTTCACCATCGATCTTGCGGATGGCGCTCTCCAACGTGTTCATGGCCTCCACCAGGTCGGCACTCTGGGAATCCAGAAAGGCCTTGCGTTCCCCCGCCACCGCCAGCTCGTCGAGTGCGGCCAGGTTCACCGCACCCAGCGCGGTGATTTCACGGTTAAGCCGGTCGATTTCAGACTGCAGACCGGTCAAGCGCACCGCGCCGTCAGCCACCGAAGCCGCCACGGCCTCCAGATCGGCCTGGGCATCGGCCAGCAGCTGGGTGTATTGCTCAAAGCCGAGCCGGGCCGCCTGCTCCTTGAGCTGGAACTCGGTGATGCGCGCGCGCAGCGGGTCCAGTGCCCGTTCCAGCTGCAGGCGGCGTTCGTCACTGGCGCGCAATTTGGCGGTCAGGTCGTCGTACAGGCTGCGCTGGGCGCCCAGGTGTTTTTCACGCTCGAGCTTCTCGGCCAGCGCTTGCTGCAGGCCGCCTTGCGCCGCTGCGTCGTTCAGGCGCAGCAACTCATCTTGGGCTCTTTGGGCCTCAGCCCTGACAGAATCTGATTGTTGCACTGCTGTTTCAATAGCGCGCGACAACTCGGCACGGCGTGCACCCAGGCTGCGCAGCGCAAAGCTGGCTTCCTGCATCTGGCGCTCCAGACCCCGCTGCTGCTCGCGGCATTCATTCAGACGGCGTTCGGCGGTGATCACCGCATCGTCGAGCTGGGCGTGACGCTCCTGGGTGTCGGCCAGTTGCATGTCGAGTTCTTCAAACCGGACCTCGGCGCTGACACGGCGCTCCTGCAGGTCTTCGAGCTGGGCATCGACCTCGGCCAGGTCCTCAGCAATCTGGGCGCTGCGCTGGCGCGCTTGCTCGGCCGCCTGGCTCAGCCGCAGGGTGTCGACCTGCAGGGTGTGGACCCGCGCCTGGACCTCGGTGGCCTCACGCCGCGCGGTTTGCAGACGCTGCGAGGCGTCGGCATACGCAGCCTCGGCGCGGGCCAGCCGGGTGCGGGCCTCCTCATGGATCAGCACCTGAGCGCGGCGCTGGCGGTCCAGGTTCTCGATCTCCTGCGCGCGGGCCAGCAGACCAGCCTGTTCGGAATCCGGTGCGTAGAAACTCACGCTGCTGCGGGTGACCGCATGACCGGCCCGGACATAAATGGTCTGGCCGGGCAAGAGACTGTCGCGGCGGCTCAGCGCGTCTTCCAGGTTCTCGGTGGTGAAGCAGCCTTGCAACCAGTCATCCAGCACCGCTTGCTGGCCTGCATCGTGCACACGCAGCAAGCCGGCCAGGCGCACCAGCGTGGTCGCGGGCGCAGTGGCCACCGGGGTAGCCGGGCTGTAGAAGGCCAATTTGGCTGGGGGCACGTCCTGGGCAAAAGCACGCACCAGTTCCAGACGGCTGACTTCGAGCGCACTCAGGCGCTCACGCAGGGCGGACTCCAGCGCGTTTTCCCAACCGGGTTCGATGTGCAACTGGCTCCACAGGCCTTGCAAATGGTCCAGCCCGTGTTTTTGGAACCAGGGTTGTAACTTGCCGTCGGTCTTGACCCGTTCTTGCAAGGCCTTGAGTGCCTCCAGCCGAGCCGACAAATCAGCCAGGCTGGCGGACTCGGTGTTGACCAGTTGCTGTTGCAATCGGCGTTGTTCGTCCAGTTCAGGGGCACTGGTTTGCAACTCGGCCAGCCGGGCCTGCTCGATCTC is a window encoding:
- a CDS encoding cell division protein ZipA C-terminal FtsZ-binding domain-containing protein, with protein sequence MNSLQLGLAAAGGLLLLVMLGYYLWLSGKSRPRQPPTAAAVDTHPFEREPTLDIDALDGGFEDPGFVIPAPEKKPALDSLLDVIAPIALDAPVSGDAVLAALPPTRRVGSKPFAVEGFNSSTQRWEAPHAGQRYSQLQAGLQLANRAGAVNDIEFSEFVVKAETFCELINGTADFPEMRREVNRARELDQFASDHDAQIVFVLRARRSAWSASYVQQMATRLGFVPGSMPGRMVLPGASGPVPVLSLNFDAQAALSEDMAQSALRDLTLALDVPQVDRSEQAFTRLCESAQVLAKEMDGIVTDDHGVALPPEAMSVIAAELEQLYATLEQRELSAGSVLARRLFS
- the smc gene encoding chromosome segregation protein SMC — encoded protein: MRLNSIKLAGFKSFAEPTNFLLPGQLVGVVGPNGCGKSNIMDAVRWVLGESKASELRGESMQDVIFNGTTTRKPASRASVELVFDNDDHRAGGQWSQFAEIAVKRVLTRDGTSSYYINNQVVRRRDVQDVFLGTGLGPRAYAIIGQGTISRIIESRPEELRLFLEEAAGVSKYKERRRETENRLHDTRENLTRVEDILRELNANLDKLEKQAEVAKKYNTLSAAASLKQHQLWFLKRAESETDQTRVHTEAQEAVNALESRMADLRHVEAELETVRQAHYAAGDQVNQAQGKLYEASTEVGRLEAEIRFVVEGRQRVELRLNTLQEQATQWATRSQDAQTELENLSELELLGEEKNELLAAQVEDQAQQLPELEEALRQAQRAANEQRAGVAQVQQQIGVLAAEQRGIEEQTRQLGLRRERLQQDRQNLTAPDEVALLDLQAQLSNAQEQAEIEQARLAELQTSAPELDEQRRLQQQLVNTESASLADLSARLEALKALQERVKTDGKLQPWFQKHGLDHLQGLWSQLHIEPGWENALESALRERLSALEVSRLELVRAFAQDVPPAKLAFYSPATPVATAPATTLVRLAGLLRVHDAGQQAVLDDWLQGCFTTENLEDALSRRDSLLPGQTIYVRAGHAVTRSSVSFYAPDSEQAGLLARAQEIENLDRQRRAQVLIHEEARTRLARAEAAYADASQRLQTARREATEVQARVHTLQVDTLRLSQAAEQARQRSAQIAEDLAEVDAQLEDLQERRVSAEVRFEELDMQLADTQERHAQLDDAVITAERRLNECREQQRGLERQMQEASFALRSLGARRAELSRAIETAVQQSDSVRAEAQRAQDELLRLNDAAAQGGLQQALAEKLEREKHLGAQRSLYDDLTAKLRASDERRLQLERALDPLRARITEFQLKEQAARLGFEQYTQLLADAQADLEAVAASVADGAVRLTGLQSEIDRLNREITALGAVNLAALDELAVAGERKAFLDSQSADLVEAMNTLESAIRKIDGETRELLSGTFNTVNEHFGRMFPELFGGGNARLVISGDEILDSGVQVIAQPPGKKNQSIALLSGGEKALTAIALVFAIFQLNPAPFCLLDEVDAPLDDANTERYARLVKSMSHETQFLFISHNKIAMEMAQQLVGVTMQEQGVSRIVAVDMDMALNMADQGEIG